One stretch of Poecilia reticulata strain Guanapo linkage group LG21, Guppy_female_1.0+MT, whole genome shotgun sequence DNA includes these proteins:
- the rpf2 gene encoding ribosome production factor 2 homolog, translated as MTQLDGIVKPKTKRSKRFLESRAPKLIEDVKNTMIMKGGNTSQTVTTALKDIYSLKKPNALLYKKKNITRPFEDSTSLEFFSKKSDCSLFLFGSHNKKRPNNFIFGRMFDFHVLDMFELGIEKFISLSQIKTSKFPEGTKPMLIFAGEIFDTDNNYKRLKSLLIDFFRGPTVPAVRLAGLEHVLHFTALEGKIYMRSYRCLLKKSGCRTPRIELEEIGPSFNFVMRRTHLASDDLYKLANRQPKALKPKKKKNISHDVFGTSFGRVHMQKQDLSKLRTRKMKGLRKRKGEVVDEDQEPKVAKVES; from the exons ATGACGCAGTTAGACGGAATAGT AAAACCGAAAACAAAGCGGTCAAAGCGGTTCTTGGAGAGCAGAGCGCCCAAACTAATTGAGGATGTGAAGAACACCATGATCATGAAAGGAGGAAACACCAGTCAGACCGTCACTACGGCCCTCAAAGACATA taTTCCTTGAAGAAACCAAATGCTCTGCTGTATAAAAA AAAGAACATTACTCGGCCTTTTGAGGACTCCACATCCCTG GAGTTTTTCTCCAAGAAATCAGACTgctctctgtttctgtttggctCCCACAACAAGAAACGACCCAACAACTTCATATTTG GTCGAATGTTTGATTTCCATGTCCTGGACATGTTTGAACTAGGAATTGAGAAGTTTATATCTCTGAGTCAGATCAAG ACCAGCAAGTTTCCTGAAGGAACCAAACCCATGCTCATATTCGCCGGAGAAATTTTTGATACAGACAACAATTACAAACGACTAAAGAGCCTCCTCATAG ACTTCTTCAGAGGCCCCACTGTGCCTGCAGTGCGTCTGGCAGGTCTGGAGCACGTTCTGCACTTCACCGCCCTGGAAGGAAAAATCTATATGCGCAGTTACAG GTGTCTGTTGAAGAAGTCTGGGTGTCGCACGCCCAGGATTGAGCTGGAAGAGATCGGCCCATCGTTCAACTTTGTCATGAGAAGAACACACCTGGCGTCAGACGACCTGTACAAGCTAGCTAACAGGCAGCCCAAAGCCCTGAAG ccaaagaagaagaagaacatttCCCATGATGTTTTTGGAACCTCGTTTGGCCGGGTGCACATGCAGAAACAGGATCTGTCCAAGCTGAGAACGAGAAAGATGAAGGgcctgaggaagaggaaaggGGAGGTGGTTGATGAAGATCAGGAACCTAAAGTGGCCAAAGTGGAGAGCTGA